The sequence below is a genomic window from Glycine max cultivar Williams 82 chromosome 20, Glycine_max_v4.0, whole genome shotgun sequence.
AGCTAGTCAATAAAAACTTGTATCACAGAccactaaaaaattataagttgtgTATATTGGACTCCAAGTGATGCATTAATATTATACAAGTTAAGATATCAGAAGGTAACACTTTGGCAAAAAACCAATACTTGTGTCAACCATTACCTTACACCACCCAACTTTCATTCTTTTCCATTGTTATTTTCATCCTTCTATCCATTTGTTGTGTTCTTGATTGTCAACCAATGACACATGCACAACCCAGACTAATTGATGGCTCCTTATTGCGCTTACAAGACAATCATATTTCAAATCAAGTGTAGGAAGGCCAAGAGAGAATGATTTGTTCGAGGTATAATTTTGTTTGGGCTTTCATCCACTTGGATCGGATAGATAATCGGGTAAAAAATGTAATCACTTTAGCTGGTTTCAGTCATGTTATAAATGTCAGAAAAGTTGATATTAACCAGCATTTGGTTAGTACGTTGGAGAACCGAGACGCACACATTTCATTTTTCACATGGAGAGGCAACCATTACTTTACATGATGTGGGCCTACAGTTGCGCTTGAAGATTGATGGATTGCCAGTAACTGGTATCCTCACCGATGATGTACGTGTTGCTCATTAGACATTACTAGGAAAAACTCCACCTGATAAGTATGTAAAGagtaaaatgatttatttaagcTGGTTGCGACAAAATTTTCAGCAACTTCatgatgttgatgatattgTCATTGCACAGTATGTTAAAGCTCATATCATGATGCTCATAGGCGGTTGTTTGATGCCAGATACATCAGGCGCAAGAGTTCATTTTATGTATCTCCTTTGATAGCAGATACATTAGGTGCAACACTCCACCATCTGCATATAATCTATCACCATCGAGCTCTTGTTATCGTTCATCATTACCTACTCAAATACATGACATGCGTCATAAAGATGAGGAGGATGACGATAACAACACTACCAACAAtaacgatgatgatgatgacaacgGTGGTGATCATGTTCCTCAACAACAACACACAATTACACATGAGTATCCTGTAACAAGATGAGGTAGAGGTCATAAACTAAGAGGACAACAAACACAGACAGACAAATTCAGTTCAACAAGATGAGAGATCATGACGCATATCTAAAAATGATAAGTGAAGGTCATATTTAATgaatgaaataaacaaaaataattaattatatgagaaaattcacaataattaaatagtttttaaaaaaaaaatgaagaatcaAGATAAAAAAGTCAGAATATATAGAAGAATCATAATCATATTTAagtatgataatatatataatgcatttgtttttaagtgagGTGTTGCTACATCAGTGCATCACCTTGGTGTTCATCGTGATCCATTTTTTCAGAATATCGGTACCTACTCCTGTAAGttgttggaaaatattttcggTATTtagctttaaaattaatttgttgtcaATCCACCAAGTATAGTTGACTTATGAGTCATGTCAACTTATTTATAAATCCGTAATAATTCATCAGCCCACAGACATAATCTTGGTTTCAGCTAGAAGCTGAATAACAATGTATACTAACCCTCCAAATAAAGATCTTCAAATGTACCAACTCCCTTTGGTTAAAATATTGACTACGCTCTTGCAACTTGCAAGCAAGTGCACTTAATATAAGTCACTGTTGTCTAACAAAAAAGACCATAAATCACtcgcaaaataaataaataataaaaaacttacaaatgAACAATTAATCAAGAAAGTAGTGAACAAAGAGATGCAACAGTGAGACACAATACACAATTTACAGTATGTATAATCATCCGAACTATATCTTAAGCAGGAAAATCCATTCAGGTAACTtactaattcaatttcaaattcaaacacTTATATAGCTCAATGTAAGATTAAAATTCGGTAACTTAGCTTATCTACACGGCAATAGACGTAATGAATAACAGGACACCCTGCTTAGTATCCTAACACAATGAACAACTTTCCCTAAACTCACAATTTTCAATAACTATGAACAACACGAGGGGGAGATTACTGTGAACAACAATGTCTAAACTCCTACGTACCCTAATCTTGTGTGTGTCTGGAATCAATTTGGTCCTACAATGAGTCGGCTATGATATTCAAGAATCCTCCGTGCAACACAATTTGAGGCACGATTCTGGGACTACAACATCATGATAATACTAAAACTAGCCCAATAGGAAATTTTGGTGGCTCATGGCCGAAGCCCAAATAATTTGACAGATGAGCCAtgcataaaacaataaaaatcccTTAAAATAACAATCCTTCAATCAACAGTTGTCCATTGgcaattgtaaaataataaatagatgttCTTATTCAATATAGTGTGCCcatttgctatttttttattattattgagattTGAGGCCAAGGACGATTAAGTTATTAATGTCTAACGGCAACAAGAAGACCAAACATTGTCGATATAGTCTATGACCATGATGAATCGCCTGCTGGCTGAGAGatagacataaaataaataatggacAAACAAAGTGCAACAATAATTATGAACCCTTATTGAAGTTTCACATAAAACTATAGCATTTGCGTAGCAATAGTTACTTAAGTGTGGCCAAACATAAAACACAACGTTAAGGTATCTTGGGTGTGAAGTTAACAATCATTCGGCCAGCTATGCCCTTCCAACTTTCAAGGTGTGATACTTCAAGTCTGTTTTGGGTCCATTAggtaattttctatttaattatgCACAGCTTATAATGGCAGCTCCCATTTTGTTTGAATGTCAAATCATGACGTAACACACTTCCCCATATTGATAAAATTACAAGATCATTTAGACCCCCACATTTGAACTGCTTCTTCAAATACAAGCAACTCTTGGCAAGTGGCTATCCACCCTCATTTCAGCCACTACTTCATGGCATCTTATTTTTCCAAGGTCATGGGGGTTACAAGTTTTCTCAAACATTGCACCTTCTTGCTGGCAATTCTTACTTTGCTATGTAGTTTTCCCTTGAAGCATGTCAGGGCTAGTGTTTACACTGTTGGTGACCAAGAAGAATGAAGTAGCCAAACAAATTATGCTTCATGGGCAGAGAGATACAATTTTAGCAGTGGCGATGTTCTTGGTATCTCActcaatcttttatttatttatttttatcagtaaatattaattgttaatttattagtttttgttagagAAATAATTGAACCGGTgacctttttctctctcttttctttcttaaccATTCAACCAACCTTAATCTTATCTTGATTATAATGTTTGATTcttggtttttttgttttcatcaatACAAAACAttcctataattttattatctttgaAAAGAGTCTCTATATTTCTTGATTATAAGTCTGCTGTTTTGGTTTAGTTTTCAAGTACGTGAAAGGGCAACATAATGTGTATGAAGTGACAGAAGACACTTTCCGATCGTGTGATGCAAGTAGTGGAGTGTTGGCCAAGTTTGAGACTGGAGAAGATCAAGTAGCACTCAGTGAGGTGAAGAGATATTGGTTCATTTGCAACGTAGCAGGGCACTGCCTTGGAGGCATGAGGTTCGGAATTGAAGTAAAAGATGGTAATAATAATGTTACTAATTCCACGGATGTTGCATTTAACCCACCAATTGAACCAACTCCCTCGGATAATTCTTGTACCAGTTATTATGTATCTGAAAGATGGGGAGTGATTAAGAATTTGACTCCTTTAGGATTATTATTGTTCAACTATTATTTTTGATAAATGGTCAGGTACTTAGGTACGtggatttgattatttatttctgCATATCGCTTTCATAAGTACAATTTTACAATTCATTAAGTACAAAAGAGGGGGTCTTCTTCTAAAATGGcagtataaaaatgaaaattagacTACTACCTGGGTCATCCATGTGTTTGGTGTGAAGGTCAAGCAAGCAATTTATGATGGTTAAGGGACTTTTGTGTGTGAACAAAAAGCATATATACCCATTTATGTCTAGCTATCAAAACATGAGCTTGCCCAACATTACATGTGGTCTATCCCGTTTCCCATGTTTACACGAAATCTTCCATGATACACAGCCATTTATAGAAAGAGCAATACATGGTGACATAAACTCttcttgtattttgtttttttcagaCTGATTCAACTGTGACCCCAATAATAAACTTAGATGTCCAAaggtattgaaaaaaaaaatagaaaacaattttttggagtaaaaagaCTATtccaattataatataaaaaaaaaacccttaataaatgaaagaaagagacatCTTTTATACACTGTCAAAGGAtttaaatcaagaaaaattaaaaaaaaaaatgaaatgagcgGGAACAAATGTGATGTGTCTAAATTTCttgaaataagtttattaaaagTTACAGTGTAGagtctaaaaaatattattttggctTTACACACTTACATAAATATGTTAGTCAAAATTATGTCTCCAATCATAGCTGAGGGTGCACAGGCTGGTGAAAAAGTTAGTTTCTTTGGGTGGTGGACAAGTTTTATAGAACATTAGATTCATCTGGGTTTCATGGGTAAATTATGCATCCACCTTATCCAATTATTTCTTCCCAGTCACTCCTTTTGCTGAGAATGAGaatcaattactttttttttttcattgctaAAGACTGACTCGAGTTTTCGTAAGAAAACAATTTAAAGGGAATCAAATCACATGTTATCCTAGTCTATGTAATggatgaatttaaaattgatccaAATCATTGTACAAACACCCCTTGTTTCAAAGTGAATAAAgtgtaataataattttcatttgaacaataatgattttttaaaattttacttaaacctTTGATGGATTAGGCCTTGTTCTTATAACTAGATTTCAAAATTTTGGTTATAGCTAGATTTCACATCTCTCAGTTTTCATCACATACTTGAGCCGAAGGTAGAAATTCGACTTTGATTAAGAGATCCAAATCAAGGTCTAAGAGcaatttttggtttcaatacctTTTCTACATAAAACTAAGTCTCAAATATATATcagatttcaaaaattatttttaagggttGTCAATGTTTTGCCATGTTGTAAAATAGAATTATTCCATATATTCATTAAGCATGTTAAAGTATTATTAAttcaacattttattaaaaatgtctaATAACAAAGTTTGTTAGAGAACACATGATGGTCAAAGGTTAACTATGAAACTCGTGCGGGTAGGCACCCAtctggttgtggttgtggagtTGATGTTGATCGCTTTCCACACTATTTCCCGACGTTGCTGTCATCTCATGAGTCCACCCTCTGTAACGGTTCCGCATAAGCTCTAGCAGTGAGTCTCTTACATCTTCAGCTTCAACCGTTTCACTATCCTTTTTCTGTTCAAACacccacaaaaaataaaaataaaaaaactgaataATCATTGTCATACAACCAATCATACGGTGTATGCATATGAATTGACATGATATGCAAAATATAGATGGACTTAATTTTAGAGTTACAATTAAGAAGTTATCTTACTTCCACTTTAAAAACATTTGACACGAGTCCCGTGTGGCTGGTTACCGTGGCATGCACTACATCCATGCCAATAGTGTTCAATGCCTCCATCAGTTTCACAAACCCATCAGGCCTGTGCTCACAGAACACCTTCACAAAATACTCATTCCCATCTATCAGAGCCACTTCCACTTGCGGCTGCATTTCATTAAGCAAATTTGCACTCAAAATCAAGTCACAAAAGCACAATTTGTGCACAAACAATACAACACCACTCATGCATGtctaattaaactaaaacaaaggctaaggaaaaattattgtatAGTCCAAAACTATCAATGATCATGGTCCAGACTAATTAATCTCTTCATGACATGTacctaattttattaattctttctcgtaatttaataaatttggcTACATGTCACGTAAAGATTAGTCATAAATAATCATGAACATGTGATGGTCCCAGACCATACAATAATTTACGGTAAGATATACAGGTACCTCCATCTGCTGGGTCTGCTTGTCAATGACAGTAGTACCTTCCTGCTTTTGTTTGGAGACATAGCCATTCCCTGATGTTCCCACATGCAACCCAGTTTGGGCCTTATCATGTTCAGCATTTGGCCCAAGTTCACTTACACAATTCATGCAGTTGCTTTCAGTGTCTGCATTCTCCTCAAGCTCATCTTGGAGCTCCTTCACTTGCTTCTGCAAATCCTTCACATACTCAATGGCATCTCCAAGAATGGATGCCCTATCCAGCTTAGAGATCCTAGGAACCAAAGAACGAAGGTTATATAACCTATCATTGAGcttcttccttctcttcctctcagCCACAAGGTTCTTGGATTGGTTCCCTTTCCCATTCCTCCTCCTATACTTTccatcttcctcttcttcgttctGGTCACTGCAATCTGACATTGAATCTGATCTACCAACAACGTTTTTCAGCAAGTCCTTGTCCTCCTCTTGCTTCTCTTTTGCCTCCAAAGGCTCCACGTATTGTGAATCCGTTGTTGTCATGAGGCTTTTCTGATACGTGTCATGCTCATGCTCATGCTCCTGATCTTCTTGGTTGGTTTGCTTGTCGTGAAGAAAGGAACCAGCTTAGTATTCTTCAGAGAAAGCATCGCTCTTCATTCTGTTGTGCTGTTTGTAGTTGAACTGCTGCATGAAGTTCAGTGGAGAATTGCACAGACCAATACTGCGGAGGTCCATTGTGATGACATGTTCTGAAGGGTGGAAGTGTCCCTGCTGTTGTTGTTCCCTTCATTTTCATCGCCTATAAGTGGGTTTGATTGCATGTTGCTCATTGAATTCTCGTCAATGTGGAAGCTCATTGAGTGGTTCACGGCTTCAATGCACTGGTTTATGACATAATCTATTAGTTGATGATCTTCAGGCACCTGttacaaatatatatgtaaagagAGAAAGTAAGTCTAATGTATTATAAATGCTCCCTAAAAGAACATATATATGTCATGACAGTACTTGTTTAGTTACAAACAGTTCAACTAGTCCACCTGGCACCGAAATCAAAACCTGGGTCCCAATTGTTTCCTGCAAAATAAATTGTTAGTActcatcaatatatatatatatatggaattaGATGAAAAAAGTGAAATTCGTTTTGCACCTCATAGATGaagtgaaaaataaagggaTTTAACGTGGAGAAATTGACTTACTTCCAAGATGTTAGGATCCATGCCATTGGAATAGTTCACCCAGTTGGGTTGGTTTGTTAATAGGGTCTGTGCATGAATCCTGTTAATTGTGGCATACTAGGTGAGAATACAGAACAACTGgtctaaattaatatttgaattgtaGATAAAGGGAAGGagaatattataagaaaatatacatACCCAGAATTATCTATGGGTATGGAAGTGGAAAGCTGTGAAAGAAGATCGCAGGGCTTTGTTCTGGGGTGTGGATATGTACTATCCCTGCATGAGGCCACAGAAGAGACAGGGAAAATATGTTCTTCCCCAGCATTTTGATTGCTTTCAGTGCCAGCACAACAGCATCCCAACCACTCAAGAAACCTAGAGCAAGTGCAAGCATCACATTTTAACACAATTAAGGAGAGATAGAGCAAACAGAAGAATGATTAGTTAATTATGTATAACCTTTGGTCTTCACTCAATTTCCAGTAGATACAATAGTCCCATCCGTTCAAACCCACGAGGGGTCTTAGTCTCTCTACTAAGTTTTGCATGATGATGTTCATGTCACCTGATGAAATTCATAATTGGTAAAATGCCAAATATTAATTGATGCTGAGAACCGCTAACAAGCCGACACAAAACCAAGTACTAAACCAATCAAAAATTTGTCAGATATCAAATATTGTTATAAGTAATGATTCATAAACatctcattattttaaatattccaccaacattttttattctttttatctctcttcCTATCACATTATAAATCTTATTAAACCTACATATTTTCTCTCTGGATGTTCAATGGGTGACTTGGGTGTTCATGTAACATTTTCTATTGATATATGCCTGATGTCTTATATTTTGTGTATAATGCATATATCTAGCTAGTAAGAGTTTGTCAGTCATACAGTATGGTTAAGATTTGATacgcttatatatatatatatatatatatatatatatatatatatcccttGCACTTTTGAAACACCCACATGCGCATCCACGCAAATATCCCCATAAATAGAAAACTAATGAGATGTATAGACCTGGATGATGATAGTGGAACTTCCTCTTTGAGCTCACAAAAGCAAAGTGGCTATGGTTACTTCCTTTGACTAAAAGCAAGagcaaaattgaagaaaaaacagaCCAGAAGAAGCAGAAGAAACAAAAACTGATATCCATAAAAACTTAGTTGATAGCAACGGTTAACTGCACCATCATCCCAAAAGTTTGAATCATATCCACCTTATGCCGAAAGTCCCATCTCAGCAAACTCAAAGTTCTCCTTGTATCAATGCCTAGGAAGAAAGGAAGATGCAAACAATATCGAAAGCACACACCCGGTTCCTTCCTTCTTTATATATCATAATAatcatacaatatatatatatatatatatatatatatatatatatatatatatatatatatatatatattggagcGTATGTGGCTGTTACTATGGTAGGTGAACTGCAGAGGGTGAATGAGAGGGAGGGAGGGATTTTTGCAATGAAATAATTCTTTTGCCTTGTGTTCTGTTAAGGAAGAGAAACGAGAAATTAAATGAGGAAAGAAAGGTGAATATTGAAAGACATAGATGAGTTGGTGATGATGGCAGGAGCATATTGCATGATCCAAGATGGCGTAGAAAACCTTAACTACCTTGCTAAAGTTTTTCATTCGTTTTGGATTAGTATATTCTCTCAAACCTCAACTACTAATGTAACTCAATATTAACCCAAAAAAAGGAAACTTCATATTACATGATGTATATACAAAgactataaattaataaaataaggaaTTTATATGCACTTAATTATGCATGTAAGTTTAATTGAGACATGCAGGAGAATCATTCCGTTCGCTTATCATTTTGGTACATAATTTAaggaaaaatgttaaattaaaattccatTTTTAGGTGTATGATtggaaagaagagagagatgaaaaaaataaagagggaaaagttaataaatataataaataatgtgatGATAAATGAAGagggagataaaaaaaaatagagaagtaATTATTTCATGTATAGATCTTGATAGTATTTATTTCaagttatatattttgatttttttaattaagtggaaagagagatgattaattttaaaaaaactaagaataattttagaaaaatattataaattattgataaatttaattacattaattaaattaactaacatttttaaagatgtaaattaattaaaagagtttATAATAAATGACGAAGAGAATAGTTctgttttaaaaatcttaatggtattagaatttattataagtttaaaaatatatttttagtttctcaaatttagatatttatccttttttagtctcttaaattaaaaaatttatattttttagtttcttaaattcatgaattatattatttttagtctttcttGACTAATTTTTGGTGGTTTACATGTACAATTGATGTGGATTTTTTTACCGCAAGagggactaaaaaatatttcacaaatttaaagaattaaaaaaataaataatttaattttggagaactaaaaaaagacaaaatccaaatttaaatgactaaaaatgtattaaatttttttattatattagtataatttttttagcttttcaagaaaaaataataaacattttaaaattttgggaacaaatTCTCtcctgtataaaaaaaattacatggtCAAGCGTTGTGACTTCATTGCTTATTCCACTAGTAATAGCAAGTTTTTTCACTTTGTGTTTTTAACTTTGTATGTGAAATCAAccgatataaaaaatatgtacttTCTAGATCCATTTTAAAACTGATTTAGAAagttagtttttatattagttgtaaCAAGAACTattgttagaacttagaagtatCCACTTTATACATCAATTGAGGCAAGAATCATTCTAAAAAGTCCACTCTTTCATCGATTCTAGTAAAAATCCATGTagaatgtttgattttttttttttaaaaaggaagaaGCCCAATATGTTAAATAAGTCTCTAGAATATCAAACAAGCCTCTAAACttaattattgaatattttcattttagttccttaaatatatgttaatattattactttattcactttttttaaaaaaatggactAATTTGATTATTGAGTTACACTTTTatggatatttttaaaaaaaattcaattcaagaactaaaatgaCTATGCTTTACAAAATTAGTGACCAAGGTGACAATTTATTAATTCTATGAAAATAACACacatatgtatatgtatatattatatagaatataaattaattacaaattaaatattatgataCGCTCCCTAATTTTCTCGTTTGTAGACTTCACTATGTTATTTTACTCATTAGTAGGGTTGGCTTTGTCCCAATGGATATTACAAAACTCTTAAAGAAGTCTGGTCTAGAAAGTTGCTTTCTATAATTGTTTCTTCAAAATTCGAACGATGTAGGAAGTGAGGTCTAAAAACTGCATGTATAGTATATTAgtattaacactttttttttttttttatcgttgtAATGGAAACTGATATAGAAGTTACTTTCGACAtcctataaattaaaacaaatattaatttagaaaGTCTggtctaaaaattaaaaaagattgaaagaaatGTTCACATTTTTGAATTAGTTGATAACAAACTTAACTGGTATATTACATCAATTCTAGTTACTACCAATCTAGAGTGTAAATATCAGTATAACAAAAAATGTCATTGTCTCATGtactatattaattttttgagaAACTTCTATAAATTGgaaatgtgattttttaaattttttatagtaggatTCTTTTAAACCTCAACTTTAAACTATATTATAGGctagaataaaattttgattctcttcatattttgtttaataattgattttgattcttacgttttaaaataaaaatatttagtctcacaaatttttaaaataaacaattttggtCTAATCATCAAATTTTGCCTATATGTTAGCctatattttgaaatgaaaaattaaaattgcaaatagaagaaaataagatacCAAAATTATATGTTAGCCTAtactatatttataaaattgatttaaaaaacataGAATCTGATGTAGTGATAAATTCGATGGAGAGAAAATGGATTCCATTTTATATTCCTTGTACGTAATAAATAAAGGTCATAGTAATttctagaagaagaaaagtTTGAGTACAAGCAAACTTGAAGAAAAATGACATATAATTATGGAAATTATTTTGGCCACATAATAAAGACTTGACTGTAGACGTACATGATTTTACGTATGCAATGTAAATGGGAATGGTCCCAATCAACAACCCATTTtgtccatctttttcttttgaccATAAGGGATTCCTTAGACCATGCATCATGGCACCACAAATAAAATGTGGTTCTAAGGCCATCCAGGGAcgtattcttcttcttctatcgCTTTCTGCGGCTAAAGGTTGCAATCGGTGAAGGACCAAAGTCGTCgcgtggaaagaaaaaaaaggaaacttaTTGCATTCACATCATTCCGATACCCTCTTCTATTGTCTACTTGTTTACGGATGCTGTTTATTACGACAAAATAAGATCGCACCAGGGAAAGTGGGAATACATGTATcccattaattaattacttgtttCTAGTGACATacttgttgtttaaattaaatcTGATTTTTCACGATCCCTTATGTCATGATCCCACGTCTCATACAATCTTATTATGTCTAAGATTCTTAATTTTTCTTGGGATAAATGATCATTCTTATCCTTGGAAATGTAATACAATAACAATTTAGTTCCTAACTGAAAGTTTTGTTCCAATATGTAAAACAATAGGACAATTATACCATACCGTACAACTTAACTTAATATGAATTTGATGATTTGTAAACTTTACAATTTAATACCACCGTCTTACAGTTATCCTTATAAAACCACCCAAATCATAACTTAACAAGAAAAAGTCTCTCTTACAAATCACAAATCCATACCAAGCTGTACCTTAGATATTTCTTTCCTTACTTATATTCTTTTGGGTTTGCAACTGACTTATTACAATCCTTGCAATACTCCCACCACCTTATTTATAATCATGAATATTTCCCAACACGGTAGGCAACATcaacatattaaaataacaatacttATTTAATTCGAAACTTATTCACTATCAAGACTTtagtttaaaattctatttaccAATCCATAATTTTTTCAATCTAAAATTCTACTTCAAAACAGGCTGTT
It includes:
- the LOC100810576 gene encoding transcription factor ABORTED MICROSPORES — its product is MQNLVERLRPLVGLNGWDYCIYWKLSEDQRFLEWLGCCCAGTESNQNAGEEHIFPVSSVASCRDSTYPHPRTKPCDLLSQLSTSIPIDNSGIHAQTLLTNQPNWVNYSNGMDPNILEETIGTQVLISVPGGLVELFVTKQVPEDHQLIDYVINQCIEAVNHSMSFHIDENSMSNMQSNPLIGDENEGNNNSRDTSTLQNMSSQWTSAVLQTNQEDQEHEHEHDTYQKSLMTTTDSQYVEPLEAKEKQEEDKDLLKNVVGRSDSMSDCSDQNEEEEDGKYRRRNGKGNQSKNLVAERKRRKKLNDRLYNLRSLVPRISKLDRASILGDAIEYVKDLQKQVKELQDELEENADTESNCMNCVSELGPNAEHDKAQTGLHVGTSGNGYVSKQKQEGTTVIDKQTQQMETCMSGVVLFVHKLCFCDLILSANLLNEMQPQVEVALIDGNEYFVKVFCEHRPDGFVKLMEALNTIGMDVVHATVTSHTGLVSNVFKVEKKDSETVEAEDVRDSLLELMRNRYRGWTHEMTATSGNSVESDQHQLHNHNQMGAYPHEFHS